One region of Termitidicoccus mucosus genomic DNA includes:
- a CDS encoding antitoxin VapB family protein, which produces MSWKTLTLDEDAYNLMKKAKLPRESFGDMVRRVFVEKDADPSDLVDELFREYGGKGMMPSAARARMSKAQATPVRSSRPPRRARHAV; this is translated from the coding sequence ATGAGCTGGAAGACACTGACGCTTGACGAAGATGCTTACAACCTCATGAAAAAGGCAAAACTGCCCCGCGAATCGTTTGGCGACATGGTTCGCCGCGTGTTTGTGGAAAAAGACGCCGATCCCTCGGATTTGGTTGATGAGCTTTTCCGCGAATACGGAGGCAAGGGCATGATGCCATCTGCCGCGCGCGCGCGCATGTCGAAGGCGCAGGCGACGCCCGTCCGCTCATCCCGGCCTCCGCGCCGCGCCCGTCATGCTGTTTGA
- a CDS encoding Gfo/Idh/MocA family protein: protein MQAPLRICVIGCGYHSTQFHLPVLAEYNKAHPAAIILCCVVDNIEAKARSAAAKFGFARTYADTDEMLRGEKPDACVVCTPEGLNASVAIKLMRAGIPLLMEKPMGVTLEEAREVVRVAAETKARVMMSMNRRYDPQVRAALDWMAGRPARYIRATMARVNRKEPGFLRDTGVHIVDAVCMLGGNPVRHSGRHYFSGDCAWAQVMIDFENGAHATVDLMPTTGMHAETIELFGNNYKVEIHASDSGWGWRAWAGGKLEREEKSGADFDEFLAVSSRDETMAFIENLIHDRPLYPQPAEVLSSTEVCHLAAGNATLANTQLVIS, encoded by the coding sequence ATGCAAGCCCCCCTGAGAATTTGTGTCATTGGCTGCGGTTATCACAGCACGCAGTTTCATTTGCCGGTACTGGCTGAGTATAATAAGGCGCATCCCGCCGCCATTATTCTTTGCTGCGTCGTGGACAATATCGAGGCCAAGGCTCGCTCGGCGGCGGCGAAATTCGGTTTCGCCCGGACGTATGCGGACACCGACGAAATGTTGCGCGGCGAAAAACCGGACGCGTGCGTGGTGTGCACTCCCGAAGGGTTGAATGCCAGCGTCGCAATCAAATTGATGCGCGCGGGGATTCCGCTGCTGATGGAGAAGCCCATGGGCGTGACTCTTGAGGAGGCGCGCGAAGTGGTGCGGGTGGCGGCCGAGACCAAGGCACGGGTGATGATGAGCATGAACAGGCGTTATGATCCTCAGGTGCGGGCCGCGCTCGACTGGATGGCGGGGCGCCCTGCCCGGTATATACGCGCAACCATGGCACGGGTGAACCGGAAGGAGCCCGGGTTTCTTCGGGACACCGGGGTGCATATAGTTGATGCCGTCTGCATGCTGGGCGGAAATCCAGTCCGGCATTCTGGCCGGCACTATTTTTCGGGCGATTGCGCGTGGGCGCAGGTGATGATCGATTTCGAGAATGGCGCGCATGCAACGGTGGATTTGATGCCGACCACGGGGATGCATGCCGAGACGATCGAGTTGTTCGGCAATAATTATAAAGTGGAAATCCATGCCTCCGATTCGGGTTGGGGATGGCGCGCCTGGGCTGGCGGGAAACTGGAGCGCGAGGAAAAATCGGGCGCGGATTTCGACGAGTTTCTGGCCGTCAGTTCACGCGATGAAACGATGGCATTCATCGAAAATCTTATTCATGACCGCCCCCTCTATCCGCAGCCGGCGGAGGTGCTTTCCTCAACGGAGGTTTGCCATCTGGCGGCGGGGAATGCGACGCTTGCAAACACACAGCTTGTTATTTCATAA
- a CDS encoding metallophosphoesterase family protein → MCILHTADFHHNHGWFDWLIAQQTKFDLLVLAGDLLDMRASGRQYPLSTQVKEVREKLAALKTPAAICTGNHDIWMTNPIATDVWAEGGWLKNCRRENLWIDGDIFKFMDEHIAVVKHNTDRWPARASIVVVHNPPKNLKTSVNACNKIDFGSHDVARNLVQNRPDFVLCGHVHNPVAWMDSWENTTVLNPGFGTGPVPNHIIIDTESCEIIRVIAETKKHNQKTRRFSLTPVCPALSRRKTDHNHLIIRKIRNSIYWK, encoded by the coding sequence ATGTGCATCCTCCACACTGCCGATTTCCATCACAACCATGGATGGTTCGACTGGCTGATTGCCCAGCAAACCAAATTCGACTTGCTCGTGCTCGCCGGAGACCTGCTCGACATGCGCGCGTCGGGCCGCCAATACCCGCTAAGCACGCAGGTGAAGGAAGTGCGAGAAAAACTCGCTGCCCTAAAAACACCGGCGGCTATCTGCACCGGTAACCACGACATCTGGATGACCAACCCGATTGCCACCGATGTGTGGGCCGAAGGCGGTTGGCTCAAAAACTGCCGCCGCGAAAACCTCTGGATTGACGGTGACATCTTCAAATTCATGGACGAGCACATCGCCGTCGTAAAACACAACACCGACCGCTGGCCCGCCCGCGCTAGCATCGTCGTCGTTCACAACCCGCCGAAAAACTTGAAAACCTCCGTCAATGCCTGCAACAAAATTGATTTCGGCAGCCACGACGTGGCCCGCAATCTTGTCCAAAACCGCCCGGACTTCGTCCTGTGCGGCCACGTCCACAACCCCGTCGCGTGGATGGATTCGTGGGAAAACACCACTGTACTCAACCCCGGCTTTGGCACCGGCCCGGTTCCTAACCACATCATCATCGATACCGAAAGCTGCGAAATCATCCGCGTCATCGCGGAAACAAAAAAGCATAACCAAAAAACGCGCCGCTTTTCTCTAACACCGGTATGCCCCGCGCTTAGCCGCCGGAAAACAGATCATAACCATTTAATTATACGCAAGATAAGGAATTCAATCTATTGGAAGTAG
- a CDS encoding sensor histidine kinase — translation MLTAPSAAAFSKASTPGSLPAPLPPPARGLVVFLIIALIAGSVGSYLAYLPLVRSPLTQIVPGVSGVTAAILAPNSGHSPRTVDDAVALDHAGVFVPMPPSESASVLNRRPREECWYRLIFQNTGIEQHRIILDLIWRFYDYAALYTPQADGGWIETLCGSSVSSQDPRVTRRWVAFELSLPADQPLTVYLHVRDYQRLPAQFFYWPDSTAFMAWERFVFIQHFLFFGLWSGIMVHALFHYAMGRQRFQLYYVGFLFFLGSLEFFGSGLYQLVMSWPERFPIEIIIGIIGAAGLFFLCQFARHYLDAAHEIPRVDRLLRYLCLIPVCVLIEVFLCLWPRAAHFSLQSVMLTVTVFFILMMGISVMRWKAGCHRSGFLLLSFLPYTLTLLLWVFIGPDTVVRDDEVRFAMQIGLALQLVLLTLATAWQHRLLLARNLQLQTNYSARLEKEVDERTRQLTSLSEDLSLMVNDRNRLLSLIGHDLRGPAGSLQALTRILADNPGRFSMRELADLADEIAHACTLQIELLNNLLVWGCAGSAVGSGKGGLPEMADIRTEIVEVCRLLGWTARVKRIEMINDVPASLRAMIAPPHLQVILRNLVVNAIKFTPSGGRIVVSAEAKKTGHIEICVTDSGVGIPPARLAQLLKGPVKSMPGTNEEKGVGFGLSLCRDLAHAARGKLAIQSKEGEGTTVILTVSAAAGTAKTSLDLRDHITALPASPECRLSVDSEPVHAARDA, via the coding sequence ATGCTGACTGCGCCATCTGCGGCAGCTTTCTCCAAGGCTTCGACTCCCGGCTCACTTCCTGCTCCGTTGCCACCACCGGCCCGCGGATTGGTTGTGTTTTTGATAATCGCATTGATCGCCGGAAGCGTGGGGAGCTATCTGGCCTATTTGCCCTTGGTGCGATCCCCCCTGACTCAGATCGTCCCAGGAGTATCCGGTGTCACTGCGGCCATCCTTGCCCCAAATAGCGGCCACTCACCGCGCACCGTCGATGATGCCGTGGCGCTCGATCATGCCGGTGTTTTTGTTCCCATGCCGCCTTCGGAATCCGCTTCGGTTCTCAACCGACGGCCGCGAGAAGAGTGCTGGTACCGGCTAATCTTCCAAAATACTGGCATCGAACAACACCGCATCATACTCGATCTCATCTGGCGCTTCTACGACTATGCGGCTCTTTATACACCCCAGGCAGACGGCGGATGGATCGAGACCCTGTGCGGCTCAAGTGTGTCTTCGCAGGATCCTCGTGTTACCAGACGCTGGGTTGCCTTTGAACTGAGCCTGCCCGCCGACCAGCCGTTGACAGTCTATCTGCATGTGCGCGATTACCAGCGATTGCCCGCGCAATTTTTCTATTGGCCAGACAGCACCGCATTCATGGCATGGGAACGATTCGTTTTTATTCAGCATTTCTTATTCTTCGGCTTATGGAGTGGCATCATGGTGCATGCGCTTTTCCATTATGCAATGGGGCGGCAGCGCTTCCAACTATATTATGTAGGTTTTCTATTTTTCCTTGGTTCGCTGGAATTTTTCGGCAGCGGCTTGTATCAATTAGTGATGTCTTGGCCGGAGCGCTTTCCTATCGAGATCATTATTGGCATCATCGGTGCGGCGGGTTTGTTTTTCCTTTGCCAATTTGCGAGGCATTATCTTGACGCTGCCCACGAAATTCCGCGAGTGGATCGTTTGCTGCGCTATCTGTGCCTCATTCCTGTGTGCGTTTTGATCGAAGTGTTTCTCTGCCTGTGGCCTCGCGCGGCGCATTTTAGCCTGCAAAGTGTCATGCTGACGGTGACGGTGTTTTTCATATTGATGATGGGGATCAGCGTGATGCGCTGGAAGGCAGGCTGTCATCGATCAGGATTCCTATTGCTGTCATTTCTGCCCTATACGCTCACACTTTTGCTGTGGGTTTTCATCGGTCCCGATACTGTTGTGCGCGATGATGAGGTTCGCTTCGCCATGCAGATCGGCCTTGCGCTCCAACTGGTACTCCTGACGCTCGCCACGGCTTGGCAGCACCGATTGCTGTTGGCCCGCAACCTTCAGTTGCAAACCAACTACTCTGCTCGTCTTGAAAAGGAAGTTGATGAGCGCACGCGCCAGCTTACATCCCTGAGTGAAGATCTCTCTCTGATGGTGAATGACCGCAACCGCCTGCTTTCGCTCATCGGTCACGATCTGCGTGGACCGGCAGGTTCGTTGCAGGCGCTGACACGCATCTTGGCTGATAATCCCGGTCGCTTCAGCATGCGCGAATTGGCGGATCTCGCTGATGAGATCGCCCACGCCTGCACCCTCCAGATCGAATTGCTCAACAACCTGCTCGTGTGGGGCTGTGCCGGCTCTGCAGTGGGCAGCGGAAAAGGTGGACTGCCAGAGATGGCGGATATACGGACTGAGATCGTCGAAGTCTGCCGATTGCTCGGGTGGACGGCACGGGTCAAGAGGATAGAGATGATCAACGATGTGCCAGCTAGCCTGCGGGCAATGATCGCGCCGCCCCACTTGCAGGTGATCCTTCGCAATCTTGTGGTCAATGCGATCAAATTTACCCCATCCGGGGGGCGCATCGTCGTTTCGGCCGAGGCAAAAAAAACGGGGCACATCGAAATTTGCGTGACGGATTCCGGCGTGGGCATTCCGCCTGCCCGGCTCGCACAGCTTCTGAAGGGGCCGGTGAAAAGCATGCCGGGAACCAATGAAGAAAAAGGCGTGGGCTTCGGGCTCAGCCTGTGCCGCGACCTCGCGCACGCCGCCCGCGGCAAACTCGCCATCCAAAGCAAGGAGGGTGAAGGGACGACAGTGATTCTGACCGTTTCCGCCGCTGCAGGCACAGCGAAAACAAGTCTGGATCTGCGAGATCACATCACCGCGCTCCCCGCCTCTCCCGAATGCCGTCTCAGCGTCGACAGCGAGCCTGTGCACGCAGCCCGGGATGCATAG
- a CDS encoding type II toxin-antitoxin system VapC family toxin translates to MLFDTTFFIDLEQELYAGIPGAAAAFLQKVKRMPKAVSTVTIGEFAVGASDADTRRMFRGYRPVALGRDTAIFAGRLQASLPFRMGENDLWIAATALRFGLPLVSNDAKIFPHIPKLKLYRY, encoded by the coding sequence ATGCTGTTTGACACGACCTTTTTCATCGATCTGGAACAGGAGTTGTACGCAGGGATTCCCGGTGCGGCGGCAGCTTTTCTACAAAAGGTAAAACGCATGCCCAAGGCGGTCAGCACGGTGACCATCGGCGAATTTGCCGTGGGCGCATCGGATGCCGATACACGGCGTATGTTTCGCGGCTATCGCCCTGTGGCGTTGGGCCGCGACACGGCGATCTTCGCGGGCCGGCTGCAAGCGTCCCTGCCGTTCAGGATGGGAGAAAACGATCTCTGGATTGCGGCGACTGCGCTGCGCTTTGGACTGCCTCTGGTGTCGAATGATGCGAAGATATTTCCGCACATCCCGAAGCTGAAACTATATCGTTATTGA
- a CDS encoding LacI family DNA-binding transcriptional regulator — protein sequence MTSAPTIRDIAKVAGVHFTTVGLALRNDPRITGTTAARVRAAAEKLGYRPNPMVSALMKDVRGGRLTHSHVTIGFCSHWEWEGREGWKHLRTHRLFFEGASQRAESLGYHIDHFNLAQAGYTPARWSQIFKARNITGLILASFEKLTHDLPLDWDAFSTVRIDPNPQNPHLDTVCTNHSQTVRVAFRQARARGYKRIALVSHQLWDERLGDALLSGFLVEQSTVPVRQRVPAFRTYDWTKEAFAAWHAKTRPDAIIAMNDEKVLGWLDALNIKVPRDLGFISLDQKPETAGIAGMRKNHELLGASATDMVIGKMQHNERGIPEFPRLTLIAGKWIDGKSIRPLPKGIGDPSAYIG from the coding sequence ATGACCTCAGCCCCAACGATCAGGGACATCGCCAAGGTCGCCGGAGTGCATTTCACGACGGTGGGACTCGCGTTGCGCAACGATCCCCGCATCACCGGGACAACCGCGGCGCGGGTGCGGGCGGCCGCCGAAAAGCTCGGATACCGCCCCAACCCGATGGTCAGCGCGCTGATGAAGGATGTGCGGGGCGGGCGCCTCACCCACAGCCACGTCACGATCGGGTTTTGCAGCCACTGGGAATGGGAGGGCCGGGAGGGATGGAAACATTTGCGCACGCACCGGCTGTTTTTTGAAGGGGCGAGCCAGCGGGCCGAGTCGCTGGGGTATCACATTGACCATTTTAATCTGGCACAGGCCGGCTACACGCCCGCGCGCTGGAGCCAGATATTCAAGGCGCGCAACATCACGGGCCTCATTCTCGCCAGTTTTGAAAAGCTCACGCACGACCTGCCGCTGGACTGGGACGCGTTCAGCACGGTGCGCATCGATCCCAACCCCCAGAATCCGCACCTCGACACCGTGTGCACCAACCACAGCCAGACCGTGCGCGTGGCCTTCCGGCAGGCGCGGGCCCGCGGCTACAAACGCATCGCCCTGGTCTCGCACCAACTCTGGGATGAGCGGCTCGGCGATGCCCTTTTGTCCGGGTTTCTGGTGGAACAGTCCACCGTGCCGGTCCGGCAGCGAGTCCCGGCATTCCGAACCTACGATTGGACCAAGGAAGCGTTCGCTGCCTGGCATGCCAAAACACGTCCCGACGCGATCATCGCGATGAATGATGAAAAAGTGCTCGGCTGGCTCGACGCGCTCAATATCAAAGTGCCTCGCGATCTCGGTTTTATCTCCCTGGATCAAAAACCGGAGACAGCCGGCATCGCCGGCATGAGGAAAAACCATGAGCTGCTGGGCGCAAGCGCGACAGACATGGTGATCGGGAAAATGCAGCACAACGAGCGCGGCATCCCGGAATTTCCCCGGCTCACCCTGATCGCAGGCAAGTGGATTGATGGGAAAAGCATCCGCCCCTTGCCCAAAGGGATCGGGGACCCGTCCGCATATATCGGCTGA
- a CDS encoding GH1 family beta-glucosidase: protein MTFPKEFTWGAATAAYQIEGAWDADGKGASIWDAFTHEPGRTFEGQNADVACDHYHRWREDVALMQKLGLGGYRFSLSWSRILPEGTGAVNEKGVAFYDALIDALLEAGITPWVTLYHWDLPLALQRKGGFLNRDIVEWFGEYASLAAGRFGDRVGHWMTFNEPPVIIGFGHQLGQNAPGLRLSPAECLLGAHHLLLAHGRGVQALRAGARRPAKISIAHTSRERIPAEETPAHIEAARRDYFSCKQRNFWDLAWWADPVVFGGYPKEGLELFAPDLPQITDADMALISQPIDFLGYNCYSGWPVRAGANGQTEAVPGGWGPGNPRGTRPWLSIVPDAPYWAARFQTERYKLPLVFTENGFNNTDFIHLDECVHDPQRIDYISRYLRSIQRALGEGYPVQGYFHWSLLDNFEWSDGFSERFGLVHVDYRTQKRTPKDSFSWYASVIRGNGKSLG from the coding sequence ATGACATTTCCGAAGGAATTCACCTGGGGCGCGGCGACCGCCGCTTATCAAATCGAGGGCGCCTGGGATGCCGACGGCAAGGGCGCGTCAATATGGGACGCGTTTACGCACGAGCCGGGGCGGACTTTCGAGGGCCAGAACGCCGATGTCGCCTGTGATCATTATCATCGCTGGCGGGAGGACGTGGCGCTCATGCAAAAATTGGGCTTGGGCGGTTACAGGTTTTCGTTGTCATGGAGCCGCATCCTGCCTGAGGGAACCGGTGCCGTGAATGAAAAGGGTGTCGCGTTTTATGACGCGTTGATAGATGCGCTGCTCGAAGCCGGCATAACCCCGTGGGTCACGCTGTATCATTGGGACCTGCCGCTGGCATTGCAGCGAAAGGGCGGTTTCCTGAATCGTGACATCGTGGAATGGTTCGGCGAATACGCCTCGCTTGCGGCCGGGCGTTTTGGCGACAGGGTCGGACACTGGATGACATTCAACGAACCGCCGGTCATCATCGGGTTCGGGCATCAACTCGGACAAAATGCCCCCGGGCTGCGTTTGTCGCCTGCCGAGTGTTTGCTCGGGGCTCACCATTTGCTGCTGGCGCACGGACGAGGTGTTCAGGCACTGCGGGCGGGAGCGCGCCGGCCGGCAAAAATTTCCATCGCCCATACCAGCCGGGAGCGAATCCCGGCGGAGGAGACTCCCGCTCATATCGAGGCGGCCAGGCGGGACTATTTCTCATGCAAGCAACGCAATTTCTGGGATCTGGCCTGGTGGGCCGATCCCGTGGTGTTTGGAGGTTATCCCAAGGAGGGACTGGAGCTGTTTGCCCCGGATTTGCCGCAAATCACGGATGCCGACATGGCGCTGATTTCGCAACCGATCGACTTTCTTGGATATAATTGTTATTCGGGGTGGCCGGTTCGCGCCGGGGCGAATGGGCAGACCGAGGCAGTTCCGGGCGGATGGGGGCCGGGCAATCCCAGGGGAACGCGCCCATGGCTGAGCATTGTCCCGGATGCGCCGTATTGGGCCGCGCGGTTTCAGACCGAGCGCTATAAGCTGCCTTTGGTTTTCACGGAGAATGGTTTTAATAACACTGATTTCATCCATCTCGATGAATGCGTGCATGATCCCCAGCGGATTGATTATATTTCGAGATATCTCCGCTCCATACAACGCGCCCTCGGCGAGGGCTACCCGGTGCAAGGCTATTTCCATTGGTCCCTGCTGGACAACTTTGAATGGAGTGATGGATTCAGCGAGCGATTCGGGCTCGTCCATGTTGACTATCGCACCCAAAAGCGCACGCCAAAAGATTCGTTTTCATGGTATGCCAGCGTGATCCGGGGCAACGGAAAATCGCTCGGTTGA
- a CDS encoding DUF1573 domain-containing protein: protein MKKSGILLWCTVVCALCASPLPAQLTWTTTRIELTSQPGDATLTASYPFANRTNATINILDIHAACGCTTPELEKKTYAPGEKGEVKVTFTIGSRQGSQTKTITLRTDAGDTILQFVATIPQRLQISPRLVIFRPGDDTPRHIQLSFRTDIPVTDVTLSDPGSAFTVRLAEDQPGTDYTLAVAPADHGEALTTLVIRSKGASGVTYTDTVFFRRMASR, encoded by the coding sequence ATGAAAAAATCCGGCATCCTGCTTTGGTGCACTGTGGTATGCGCTCTTTGCGCATCCCCGCTCCCGGCCCAACTCACATGGACGACCACCCGCATCGAACTCACCTCGCAACCCGGTGACGCCACGCTCACGGCCTCCTACCCGTTCGCAAACCGCACCAACGCCACGATCAACATTCTCGATATCCACGCTGCCTGCGGCTGCACCACGCCCGAGCTCGAAAAAAAAACCTACGCCCCCGGTGAAAAGGGCGAGGTCAAGGTGACCTTCACCATCGGTTCCCGCCAGGGCTCGCAAACTAAGACGATTACCCTCCGCACCGACGCCGGTGACACCATCCTGCAATTCGTTGCCACCATCCCGCAACGCCTGCAAATCTCTCCCCGGCTCGTTATCTTCAGGCCCGGCGATGATACCCCCCGTCACATCCAACTGTCCTTTCGCACTGATATTCCCGTCACCGACGTTACCCTCTCCGATCCCGGCTCCGCCTTCACTGTCAGGCTGGCCGAGGATCAACCCGGAACTGACTACACGCTTGCCGTCGCGCCCGCCGATCACGGCGAGGCCCTCACCACCCTTGTCATTCGCAGCAAGGGTGCATCGGGCGTCACCTACACCGACACGGTGTTTTTCCGCCGCATGGCATCCCGCTGA
- a CDS encoding MFS transporter, with product MPPQIPSRVTASGHRSTSESDRVSPKEKFGIACGRMVSDGTLGALHVLINPIYNMTFGLNPALISTVVFIQRLWDAMLDPFCGQFSDNFRSRWGRRIPLIVVSAPMIAVLFVAIWWFPADAGEAHLFWHLLCVSLLFFVAHAVFAMSVGGLFVEATSDYHERTRLASLALAFGFAFLILSQWFYPLTQFSVFPSTVSGIRWVAVGCAVIFLIAGLMPAFLCHERNYAQVAARQPKVSLLANLRVVRNNRPFMFLISARFSACFGYNIVGILFFYMNGYYVFGGDLKRAAVAFGVVGSSFQIAALLTTLFVYPYLIKHFGKRRVLQMASCVLIFGCICKLIVYQPEQPWLQLIVISCNGIANAGFSIAALAMLGDIADYDELHTGLRREAVFTSLLNWFEKAGNSFGSLIAGFVLVWIGFDAKLGAQSGQTLMLMKFLYFLIPLIGALLSLIFIQRYELSEERVYQIKDELARRHAEQPITKTT from the coding sequence ATGCCGCCTCAAATCCCCTCCCGCGTGACAGCCTCCGGACATCGCTCAACCAGCGAATCGGATCGCGTGTCACCGAAGGAAAAATTCGGCATTGCGTGCGGCCGGATGGTGTCCGACGGCACGCTCGGAGCCCTGCACGTGCTCATAAACCCGATTTATAACATGACTTTCGGGTTGAACCCGGCACTCATCAGCACGGTTGTTTTTATCCAGCGGCTATGGGATGCGATGCTCGATCCTTTTTGCGGCCAGTTCTCCGATAATTTCCGTTCGCGATGGGGCCGCCGAATTCCACTGATAGTGGTTTCAGCGCCGATGATCGCGGTGTTGTTCGTGGCGATATGGTGGTTCCCCGCGGATGCGGGCGAGGCTCACCTGTTTTGGCACCTGCTGTGCGTTTCATTGCTTTTCTTTGTGGCGCACGCGGTCTTTGCCATGTCCGTTGGCGGCCTTTTTGTCGAGGCCACATCAGATTATCACGAGCGAACCCGACTGGCGTCGCTGGCGCTGGCCTTTGGCTTCGCCTTTCTGATTTTGAGCCAGTGGTTTTATCCCTTGACGCAATTTTCTGTATTTCCAAGCACTGTCAGCGGCATTCGATGGGTGGCTGTGGGATGCGCCGTGATATTTCTGATCGCGGGACTGATGCCGGCTTTTTTATGCCATGAGCGCAATTACGCCCAGGTGGCGGCCCGCCAGCCGAAGGTGTCACTGCTGGCCAACCTGCGGGTGGTGCGGAACAACCGCCCGTTCATGTTTCTGATATCGGCAAGGTTCTCCGCGTGTTTTGGCTATAATATAGTGGGGATATTGTTCTTCTACATGAATGGATATTATGTGTTTGGCGGCGATCTGAAAAGAGCCGCGGTCGCGTTCGGCGTTGTCGGCTCTTCGTTTCAAATCGCCGCGCTGCTTACGACACTGTTTGTCTATCCATACTTGATAAAGCATTTCGGCAAGAGGCGCGTGTTGCAAATGGCATCGTGCGTTCTCATATTTGGATGCATCTGCAAGTTGATCGTTTACCAGCCTGAACAGCCATGGCTGCAATTGATCGTCATCTCGTGCAACGGCATCGCGAACGCGGGTTTTAGCATCGCCGCACTGGCCATGCTCGGAGATATCGCCGATTATGACGAACTGCACACGGGATTGCGCCGCGAGGCGGTGTTCACATCGCTTCTCAACTGGTTTGAGAAGGCGGGCAACTCTTTTGGTTCACTGATTGCGGGATTTGTCCTGGTCTGGATAGGATTCGATGCCAAGTTGGGGGCGCAATCGGGGCAAACACTCATGTTGATGAAGTTCCTCTATTTTCTCATTCCCCTGATTGGCGCATTGCTTTCGTTGATTTTCATACAACGCTATGAGTTGAGCGAGGAAAGGGTTTATCAAATCAAAGACGAGCTTGCTCGGCGCCACGCGGAACAACCGATAACCAAAACCACATAA